A single Glycine soja cultivar W05 chromosome 14, ASM419377v2, whole genome shotgun sequence DNA region contains:
- the LOC114384933 gene encoding aspartate--tRNA ligase 2, cytoplasmic-like, with translation MSSSEFQDPAAAASSEAQVSKKAAKKEAAKLEKLRRRQEIATASAATANLSVDEEDPLGGNYGDVPLVELQSKTPADVGEWTRVEALGGALENRSVLIRGRAQAIRPVGKKMAFLVIRENGFTVQCLVQAQADTVSPQMVKFAAALSRESIVDVEGVVSIPSAPIKGATQQVEIQVRKLYCVSRAVPTLPINLEDAARSEVEIETALQAGEQLVRVNQDTRLNFRVLDVRTPANQGIFRIQSQVGNAFRQFLLSEGFCEIHTPKLIAGSSEGGAAVFRLDYKGQPACLAQSPQLHKQMSICGDFGRVFEIGPVFRAEDSYTHRHLCEFTGLDVEMEIKKHYFEVMDIVDRLFVAMFDSLNQNCKKDLEAVGSQYPFEPLKYLRKTLRLTYEEGIQMLKDVGVEIEPYGDLNTEAERKLGQLVSEKYGTEFYILHRYPLAVRPFYTMPCYDNPAYSNSFDVFIRGEEIISGAQRVHVPEFLEQRAAACGIDVKTISTYIDSFRYGAPPHGGFGVGLERVVMLFCGLNNIRKTSLFPRDPLRIAP, from the exons ATGTCGTCTTCGGAGTTCCAAGACCCCGCCGCCGCCGCATCATCGGAGGCCCAAGTCAGCAAAAAGGCGGCTAAGAAGGAGGCCGCGAAGCTGGAGAAGCTCCGCCGCCGCCAGGAAATCGCCACCGCATCCGCCGCCACGGCCAACCTCTCCGTCGACGAGGAGGACCCTCTCGGCGGAAACTATGGCGACGTGCCGCTGGTGGAGCTGCAGTCTAAGACGCCGGCAGACGTCGGCGAGTGGACGCGAGTGGAGGCGCTCGGCGGCGCGCTGGAGAACAGGTCAGTGCTGATTCGCGGGAGGGCGCAGGCGATTCGCCCCGTCGGGAAGAAGATGGCGTTTTTGGTCATCAGAGAGAATGGCTTCACCGTTCAATGCTTGGTGCAGGCGCAGGCCGATACGGTGAGCCCGCAGATGGTGAAGTTCGCCGCTGCACTCAGCCGCGAGTCCATCGTCGATGTCGAAGGCGTTGTTTCGATCCCCTCCGCTCCCATCAAAGGCGCCACACAACAG GTGGAAATTCAAGTGAGGAAGTTGTATTGTGTCAGTAGGGCTGTACCTACTCTGCCTATTAATCTTGAGGATGCTGCTCGAAGTGAAGTTGAAATCGAGACGGCTCTTCAG GCTGGTGAGCAACTTGTTCGTGTTAATCAGGATACACGTCTGAACTTTAGGGTGCTTGATGTGCGAACGCCAGCTAATCAAGGGATTTTCCGCATTCAGTCTCAAGTTGGAAAT GCGTTTAGACAATTCTTATTATCTGAAGGTTTTTGTGAAATCCACACTCCAAAGTTGATAGCTGGATCTAGTGAGGGAGGAGCTGCTGTTTTTAGACTGGACTACAAAGGTCAACCTGCATGCCTGGCCCAGTCACCTCAGCTTCACAAGCAAATGTCTATTTGTGGAGATTTTGGCCGTGTTTTTGAGATTGGTCCTGTGTTTAGAGCAGAAGATTCCTACACTCACAGGCATCTGTGTGAGTTTACAGGTCTTGATGTTGAAATGGAGATTAAGAAGCATTACTTTGAG GTTATGGATATAGTCGATAGACTGTTTGTCGCAATGTTTGACAGTTTGAACCAGAATTGTAAGAAGGATCTGGAAGCTGTCGGGTCTCAGTATCCATTTGAACCTTTGAAG TATCTGCGGAAGACACTACGGCTTACATATGAAGAAGGGATTCAGATGCTCAAG GATGTTGGAGTAGAAATTGAACCTTATGGTGACTTGAATACTGAAGCGGAAAGGAAATTGGGTCAGCTAGTCTCAGAGAA ATATGGCACAGAGTTCTATATCCTTCACCGGTACCCTTTGGCTGTAAGGCCATTCTATACAATGCCTTGCTACGACAATCCTGCATACAGCAACTCGTTTGATGTCTTTATTCGAG GTGAGGAGATAATTTCAGGAGCTCAGCGTGTTCATGTGCCAGAATTTTTGGAACAACGTGCAGCAGCTTGTGGCATCGATGTCAAAACAATATCTACATACATTGATTCTTTCAG ATATGGGGCACCACCACATGGTGGCTTTGGAGTAGGGTTGGAGCGTGTAGTGATGCTCTTCTGTGGCCTGAATAACATTCGCAAAACATCACTCTTTCCTCGTGACCCACTTAGGATTGCGCCATGA